A part of Prevotella melaninogenica genomic DNA contains:
- the rpsS gene encoding 30S ribosomal protein S19 — protein MSRSLKKGPYINVSLEKKILAMNESGKQNVIKTWARASMISPDFVGHTVAVHNGNKFIPVYITENMVGHKLGEFSPTRRFGGHSGNNKR, from the coding sequence ACATCAACGTATCACTCGAGAAGAAGATTCTTGCTATGAATGAGAGTGGTAAGCAGAATGTAATTAAGACATGGGCCAGAGCATCAATGATTTCCCCTGATTTTGTGGGTCACACTGTTGCAGTTCATAACGGAAATAAATTTATCCCTGTTTACATTACTGAGAATATGGTAGGTCATAAGCTCGGAGAGTTCAGTCCTACACGCCGTTTCGGTGGTCACTCTGGTAATAATAAGAGGTAA